The window ctttattaaaatttgtgaaaatattttttaaattgtattaagaTTCTGGACCTTATATctgtttacattaaaaattgTGAGGAGTTACTTgacattttgtaataatgatTCTATAGACAGGTACTTTATATTAAACCGCCCCTCAATAAGACGTGGAGTAGAAAGCAGAACATACGTTGTTTGTTAGCTTATtcgtagtttattttaaatctttatatcCAATACAACTTGGTTACATTTGGTAGTTATATCATTGATTTTAACGTACTTTGAAAATAGGTCCAATAAATAGGAAGACTTTGAATTCAAAATAAGGCAGGACTACCTTTGTCTACGTATTCATTCCACGTCTTATCGAGAGTCTAATGAGGATgcatacaattaatattttccaTCGATATAAGGAACAGAACACGTGTCAattgtttttctataataataatgtcttgaAGTTGCCactaaatctaaatattaaatcTACTTGTAGTGGTACAAAGTACGCATGCGCGACGCAATGGCATAGATGCGGGTCTCATAGGCGAGTCGTTCTATTGTAGCAGCTAAAACAATAAACCTTTATTAGTAAAACCTTCGCCCACTTTTAATCGAGGAATATCTCCGTTACCTCGACTTGTATTCTTAAGCTTACACGATTTGCTTAGcacaataatataagttttaaaaatactcgAATTCCCGGCCTCGTTTTGTTGATAAAGATCGGgtttaaatacaaacattaacTAAAATGGTTATGGATTGAATTCATCCACTTAAAATGAACCCATTAAAATGGGGAATCTAGTTTCAAAATAGGTTTCGATCTACGGTATGATTGGTATGGATTAATTAAGCGGCATTTCATACGCAACTCGAATTATGATCAAATATAACTTTAACTTTATCTGCGTTGAATACCGCTTAATTAACTGTTGTTATCGGAAAATGGTATGTCTAATGTGACAAATCGACAGACGGTGCAATTAAAATCCCGCTAATAAGAGTGAGATAAAATCTATCTATCACACGTGTAACTAATGCATTATCTATGTCAAATCCGTAAAAAATACTCTTAAGATTATTTTTCTGAAAAGCTTCCGAGCTGAATGTAGTGTTATATTGTTTTTCGAAAAACGGAATTGATACCTAATGGATAAAATATCTTCgcattattaacataaattttgatatgtaagtattatattataaacatgttaatttttttattgatgcgATTTCAATAAGCTTTCTTCTATATGTTACATGTAGGGTTAGTCACTAGGCATCGACTGTAATTTAAACAAGAGCAGGAAACTATCCCATAAGAGGCCTATCCGTCTCCTAGTGTAGTCGAGAAGGTATTCGCGCGTCAGTCTACTCTGGTCTGCCTGATGAAGGGCGTGAGAACGATGAGCGTGAGCGAGTTAGAGTCGTACCTCTCGAGCAGGCGGCGCTTGAGCTCGGGCGGGTAGGTGACGTAGATGTAGTGGTCGTCGTGCTCGGCGTCGTCCAGCAGCGCGTCGTCGGGCGCCAGGCAGCCCGCGCGCGCCGGCGACGACGTGCTCGTCAGCGACACCGACGCGCTGCCCGCCACGCTGCCCTCCTCCGAGCTACACACCAAGCACGCCACGGGACACATTACACACAGATTTacacactttgtattttattaaagtatcaggtgatacttttatttataaacaaacgtCTGACAACGACGATGTGGCCGATAGAGTTTAGATAATCTAAAAAACTCTTCTCAATCTTGAATTTACAAATTTGTACTGTTAAGTGTAGGTATGGAACTTACTCGAACACGATCCAGATGATATAATAACACATGCAGAGTGCGAGAGCGAGGCCCGTGGCCAAGGCGAGTAGGAGCGGCCACGGGAACGCCCTGGCGGTAGGCGCCGTGTCCTCCCAGTAGCGGTCACAGCTCAGGTACCAACACACGGCGCGTTGCATTTCCTCTGGCGAACATACAACAATTAGCTGACTTTATAAGTACGGTCACTTTTCGCGCGTTCTCTGGCGTTCTCAACAGCACCCAGGATTTCGCGGATGACTGTTTAGATCGAGCGCAGAACGCGCGATCTTTAGACACACGCTGCTTCCACAAGATTTATGTTATCACTCTTGATGCAGTCACGGTATAAAGTTGACTATAAGTCAACTTAATTCGTTAATTGTAAAAGGTAATCAATTCATATGACGACACAACGAGAAAGATCGCATCATTTATGTAAAGAATATTGTAAAGAGATCCTTGTCAATTTGTTTGCAGATGTAAACAGTAATGTTACCTTCTAGCTCGGTGAACTGATGCTGGGTAAGGTGCAGTAATAGCGTTGCTATACAGGAGTGGACTATCCTCTCGCAGCGGACCTGCAAGTGTTAGTAcgagatccgaccgcgtgatttatacattcacctgtttgattgatgaaatataatttttatcgatatttataactaaaccaatgcagatccgcaaaggtggccatccaaatttggccgcaattaattttaattaaaatgtaattaattatttattgttgaacaattacgttcacttgttattgttaaaaaatatatttcattagaaagaaatatacctgagataccgagaaaggtcaaggtgccatccctcacttggccgcaacctaatgtcagccaggtgtaaacaggtataatttcgttaaatatatacgttcataatgtattatcatgttatacataccaaattgaagattaattctttccctacatgatgagatataggtgcctatgcaaaaatgcccgcaaatagtgactgccaacgattaaagataaataaaagcgagagaaacttaagataaacaccgcatgtcgaataaagatagagcatgccagctgcttgtcattttcatgctactgcgcatgcgtccatagataagactaaataccgtactgaatattgcaatcacgtgtttttgacagtcttatgcgccacgttgtgttttttcaagtccaaaattataaaactttgttaatattaatattgatatatttcattcttaacgttattaaaacgtaagaataaaatgaagaagtgttttttgttgtgttacgaaaagactacaaaactgaacttcgacaaattcttgtacgacactactctactccgacaaaatggcactccgatgcgttttaatttagacaatactagagttgacacctcccacgcaagtgatcgcatgtatgtatgtattttgtatgaaggCATCGCctatattatgttcattaaaaagaaataagatttaTCTTCACCgtttcaccgttggagcatgtgataattatttctaatacacacataagttcgaaaagtcattggtgtgttgcctcggattcgaaccttcgtcaacttatataccactcggctatcactgctcaaaaataatatgctggaaaaatagttcattaaaacacatttttttttaaatttaatatacattggtGGCTTAGATGTGTCACGTCGATTCACGATATTGTCGAAGCATAACATTTCTGAGAAGAGTACTTCGAAGTTTACTGCTATCGACCTAGCATTATTGTCGAAGGAGTATGTCGTCGAAGTCgtattgtttcttatttaagttatgtcgaagaaatggtttgtcggtgtacaatagtgtctgagactaggtatatcgaactctagtattgtctaaattaaaacgcatcggagtgccattttgtcggagtagagtagtgtcgtacaagaatttgtcgaagttcagttttgtagtcttttcgtaacacaaaaaaaaacacttcttcattttattcttacgttttaataacgttaagaatgaaatatatcaatattaatattaacaaagttttataattttggacttgaaaaaacacaacgtggcgcataagactgtcaaaaacacgtgattgcaatattcagtacggtatttagtcttatctatggacgcatgtgcagtagcatgaaaacgacaagcagctggcatgctctatctttattcgacatgcggtgtttatcttaagtttctctcgcttttatttatctttaatcgttggcagacactatttgcgggcatttttgcataggcacctatatctcatcatgtagggaaagaattaatcttcaatttggtatgtataacatgataatacattatgaacgtatatatttaacgaaattatacctgtttacacctggctgacattaggttgcggccaagtgagggatggcaccttgatctttctcggtatctcaggtatatttctttctaatgaaatatattttttaacaataacaagtgaacgtaattgttcaacaataaataattaattacattttaattaaaattaattgcggccaaatttggatggccacctttgcggatctgcattggtttagttatgaatatcgataaaaattatatttcatcaatcaaacaggtgaatgtataaatcacgcggtcggatcttaGACTATGTTACAAAGTGTTTGTTGTAAAAGATGTAGGTGGCAtcacatatacatacaatacGATACATTTCTTATACATTAGACAGTCCGTAATCACTATTCTTGTTAAAAATACGCGCTATTACTGAACCAAGTCACCTGAATTCTAAGTTTGGTTTTCCACTCGTCATTTCCCTGAATCAATATTTCATATCATCTTTACCTTCACACGTCAGCGTCACATTTTGGGTGCcataatatttatacactttCATGATACGAGCTACTGCTTCCTTAAGTACCCAATATAATCAGGTACCTTCCTAAATATCTGCGATTGGTAACCTGATGTCGAAATACAGACCTTTAATGTTTGTAGTCGCGTAGGATCGCAGGCGGCTCGCTCGGCCTGCAGGTCCGCCAGTCGTTTCTGTCGGCTGTCGGGCGGTAGAGACGACTCCACGGTGTCAGCGTCGCATAGCTCCGATGTCTGGTTAGCGTCACCTTCACTGTCTTCCGTCCTTTTCTCTTCAGGCTCTGAAAACACATGAAATTCATTTTAAACTTCTCTTAATAGGTTAAAAAGTTAAACCCTTTGTTAGTTTTTGTTGCATCTACTTTTGTAACTGTACAACTGACtggtaaattataattaaaaagctaATAAACTGTTcgtaataatatcaatataacttttgtaattaaattaactttaaaaccaaaacaaggtagaaattttaaacaaatttaaagaatttaaaaatccTATGAGTATTTATATGACAcaatagcaaaataaatatttacttgcaTTGCATATACAGTCTTTAAACAAAGGATAGGTAATTCTTAGCATACTTTTATTAACGGAATGCCCTTACGGAATTCCTAttgaaatcatataaaatatttacatcagTTCTAAACCGGTTCCCAAACTGTCGTGTATGGATTTTATGGCCGTAACTCAATAAGTCAAATAGTTTAGTATTGTTTTGTGGTCAGTTTCACCCATATTCTTGTTGATCGCTTAACTTCCGTAATTCGTAACGTTTTGTTTTAATAGCGTATTACCCACTTATTTAACTAAAGTGGACGTTTCCTACCCTTTaattcgtataaaaaaatatcagcgcCCCTCGCGGATTCAtaaaatttctttaattaattttaaatgtcaatctctcgctCGTTGTATACAAAGTTCTAAGTGaggaaaattgcgctacagtttcAGAGATTAACGTCACACAAACATAACATATATTCAgcctcattaaataaatattagtatagataaatggGTACCTGGTTCTTCACTGTCTGGGTCTGGTTTGGGACAGTCGGTGATGGGCGGTGGAGCCGCAGTCTTGGGCCTGTGTCTCCGGCGGGCACTCACTCGCGCCACACTCCGCGTCGCCGCCGGCGCCAACGCTTTCTTCACTGACTCTACGTCTTGCCATACCTGAGGTAAGAATAGCAGAAGTAATACATATACCTGTAAATATGTACCGTTTAGAGTGACCGTTTCGAATAATGTGAAATCCTTCGgctttacattgttttctcgACAAATCGGCGCGTATTTTAGTAACTACTTCGATTTTTTCTGCCCGGATTTACGTTATTATCAgcagttaataaaataaccacCTAAGTAACGATTGTCTTGATACCAGGGAATACTGAATTTTTAAAAGCAACTCGACCTCCTTGCTTCTCCcaaaaaaatagataatattttgaCGACAAGGGACCTGCGGGGACGTAGGTCGATATAAAAACTCttcaaatgaatttaaatagaattaaaaataatatagcatTAAGTTAAAGTTCAAAATTAACTTGAAGGTCTCACCTCGATATCGGTGCCGGGCCCGCCAGCTCCACTGAGTAGGCCGTGAGCTACCAACACCTGACACCGCATTATATCGCAGTAGTCCGCAAGACATACCGCGTCTTCCGCCTGTATATCAcacttataattaattcaaatatatccatataaaacataataatatttttgttatgatagGTATGCTGTACCGTTGAACAcagaaacttttttaaaaaggTGAAACTCTAGTCTctaccagtttaaaaaaatataaatatagacagATGTTTCTTTACAATAGGAGCCCGAGGAGGTCTATGTAATTGAAATACAGACGGTAGTAGGTACCTTATACCCAGAATAGCACTTTGTCTACCAATTTCGCTCTTTACAGTTTTAGACCCATTAACAAAACTAAAGTCGCTAGAGATTCGTGATCGATGCTCTTGTTTCAAGAACGGTTGAACTGTATTAAAGTCTTGTTAGTGTAAGAATAAAAGTTAACTTACTTTGTTAATCTGGTTCTTGTGTCGGTGGTCGAAATGCGTGTCGAGGTGTCGCTCCTCGTAGAAGGACTTGCCACAGAAGGCGCACGTCCACTGGGACGGCCGGTGTTGGAGCTTGGCCGCGTGTTGTGGCGCGAAAATGTCGCGCGCGGGGTGGAATGGACACTCCAGTGGTAGTTTGACCTATAACATTATGACAATAGCGTTAAAAATAAGTACTGAAAACTGTTCCGCGCGTTAATCGAGCAATGcagttaaattcaaattcacCTTTACTTTTCTCTGCTGCAACTCAATCTGCCTCTCCTTTTTCCGCCTTTGTGCAATCTGTACCGTCGTATCTATAAAtacttctttttcttcttatcgtatggttaatggtcaacctagtttcaaagttgttcaagccgcccgaaggcctttgacgtggcataacgactgttatcttaattgacaacaaccgggaccgactttttacgcgccctccgaagcacggagccgcccagttcaaataccactatgcacccatctatcgaaaaatcgcgccaaagtttgcttaacccgcagatcgtttaccgatcagtgagtgcaactggctatgggcgctacTATTTCCAGTTCTTACCATTAACTTttcttaacttaataaaaaaacaacttacgTACCTGAAATCTCTCCAATACAGGTAGCCATTTGTTTTGTATAACTTTCCTTACAATTTTGGAGTTGTCACGTGAACAGGTGATTTTGAATACTGATGGCCCCGGCCAAGGGATCAGTGTGAGGAAGAGTAGGGCCAGGACCTGTCaacatttatacaaataaatatgaaataattctTCGAGTTTTAGGTATTTATTCAGAAATTTATATTCGTATGTCCAATCTTAATTTTGACATGTCATCTGAAGGCCTTGAAACCGGACAGTTGGTAGTATTTTCATATAAgtattctataataatttagtacATAGATCAGATGGTGAAATATACCCTCTGCTATGTATCTTGTAAGCAAAATGTTAAACTACTCCCATGGTAAGCGCCTCTCATATTGCTAGGCAATAAATTCATTTGTTATTCACCGTGCACGGTCGGTGTATCCGTTGTGTGTACAAGAATAAATTACAACCTTTCACATAGTATATCGCACAATAGTAGGTAACACTCAAATCTTGATTGTAACACTCGAATAATCACAAAATTACCAGAAAAATTAGGTTATGCTTGTGTTATTTAACTATCGATTTTCTGGGAGCGCAGTCCTAACCTTACACTAAAGGTTCACATGGCGGCTTACCTCGAGGGAAAACGACGTGGTCCTCATTCATATCTCTTATGCGGCAAATGTTCAATAAAACTTTGTATATAATTTCCTGATATACTAGATTATTACATAAAGAAACGGAGCCTGTATGTGCGTTGCCATCACCGGCTCTTCCCGCGCATGCGTACTGGAGGTCCGCTCTCCCCCTCTCATTACTACTGAGAATTGTGATCACCGCGACCTTACTAAAGTTGTTAACATTACGGTAATGCTGTAATAGGTACTAGGCACCCGCTTCCTAATGATACGCTTCTCCATTAGGTGTAGCTCAACTATTCTTCTTTAAACTTGAAATTGACtcacttaattattatttgcatcTGTTATCTCTAAGTTTAAGAAAAATGACttacataagtacttatttgCAAGAACAATTAAATCAAGactttaaaaacttaacttaaaCACACAGTATTAGcgtttatgataaaaattaaactgCTACATTAGATAACTATACACCTTCTCTTAGTAAAGAACCATCTGTATCTCTCACCTTCAATTTCCTTTAACTTAGATAGTTTTCTATATTTCCGGACCTTCATTTAATCAGAATTGCCTGTATTTTAGGACTCATTTGTTCAATTAAATCAAGGCACATAAATAAAACTGCCAATGCACACGCGACTCCACttataaaacatactttataataataacctgCTCAGTATGGTAGTGCTATCGATGTCACACTCGCGAATACTTGCACTCAATGACCATGTGTTATTCTTGTGTACCTAAGTTTCTAAAGGCCTTcgtgatataaaattatctaactTGTGTCGTCGTCTTCAAAAATAAGTTATACTACTAACCAACTATGAAAACGTGTGGCATAAGTGTGTTTTCACGTTATCTCCTGATTCCAACCCCTGGTAAAGTTTCACCTGTATTgagtttagaaataatttcaaattaaatttgaaaaaatatttattcttcaaTTAAAAAATTCAAACGCTTTGCATATTTTATAGAGCCGTACAGCATGTGATAAAAGAGGCCTGAACTCTCCTGCATATTGATGCTTGACCCGCTCGCTTCAAATGTTTAAGAGCTCTCTGAAATAGCGCGCGCATCCACTTCATCTACGAGTTCAGATATCTACATAATGTGTACGTATAAATATATCACAATAAATAGAATTAACGACGGCGTCCACACCACGAATATTTTCTATGTCGTAGGATTACGGGCCAGAGAAACTCTATCAATTGAGAATCAAACTTTTCTAGATTggtatgatattattatataggtataatatgtCATGCCTTCTGTTGCGaatttttataaagaacattGATAAGGTATCAATTTTCCGTTCTTACTGTATTGTTATACTGTTGTAGTTGCAATAGAGTAGAAAATTCAATTCGTCATAATATAATGgagaaaataaattgatgtaaATAGTTAAGTGAGCATGACCCAATTACCGCATAAAACACGCGCTGCCGTCATGCCAAGTCAAAGTTGATTGGATGGCTTTCGTGTACTCTAAGGTTGTAGGTACTTGAGGCTTGCAGCTTATCagaaaaaaggtaaaaatagcATAAACTACTTCCGAGTGCAGGCGGTCGGCAATGCAATCAATTGTGTGGTTAACGTTAGTTTAAAAAACGCTTTCATGGGCCTTGTGCAGTTCTCACACTAACAAACCGATAAAATGGCAATTTGCTGATCAAATAAAGTGTTGTTTGATAACAATTGTTTGACAGACGCACGCCGCCGGCCACTGCCGCCGTCCACCGCTCACCACACTGTTTAAATGAGAACACGTCTCACGTAGACAGGTCAGTATCTGATCTAATATTTAGGCCTTACACTTATTATTTAGATAGATAGCCGGATTTACGTAAGTCCCAATAGTGCTTCCGTTATTTATGTTTAGGGCACCCTTTCAATTACCAACATTTTTCAGCtagtttcataatttaataataatattatagctgCATGacctaaatattgtttatagaaCTAATTTAATACCAATTTGGTTTGGTATATAAAAGTGTAGCAAATGTATTTCACTACGCACATTAATGAAAGATTCACTatgttagtataatatttatgactGTTCCTTTGCTAATCTTTTGCCTTAAACTATTTTCAgtatatttatcaattaaataatttaaggtAACTCGGTTCTGCttacgacttcgtccgcgtgaataGATCTCCCGGCGTGAAAAGTGTGATATGTGATAACCcgggttataaactatctgtgtaccaaattttggcgtgattgagtagataataaacaattataaatacattcgcatttataatattcaaagttaaaacaaacatcgtgataaaatcCTGTATGCCTATATAAGCTCTTTATAACACTTTTCTTGAGAGCACCGACACTATGCCAgcctggtggactcaaggcctaacctcttccACGTTCGGAAAGAGACTCTTGCgcaatagtaattaaaaaaataatttaaaaaaatttcaTCATTAGATTTTTAAGGTACATACGTTAAATTTAATTGTACTGCATCCATTTTTTATCGAACATACGGATTCCTATAAAACTAGGTAGTTATGCACCGATATTTCTGTTTTCGTCGGAAACGTGAGACTTTATAAAGCATGTTTTTCAACAGTtgatattgttttcaaatattagaCGGGTACTTGCGGCTGCCGTTGACGTTTAAATTCAGAAATCTATCGTATTGTGTAAGAATAGGAAGTGAATAGTCATTGACAAGAAATATTATCAAACATGAGCTATCAAACTGTACTCAGTGAGCAAATACGTATTGACTGTGTCCTATTCATAATGAAAGTAATTGGAGCTTTTATTGTAGCCTTCGTACCCGGCTCTCATCCAGTGTCCGTCAAAGAACCGTACCAGGCAGTTAAAATAATCGCCGATAACAACACTGATAATAGATTCACCATCAACAGTGAAGGCTGTACTATCCCATATGTGGATCTGAATGAAATATCAATAAGAAACCTTATAAACTCCGCCGCGATCTCGCCTTCCTCGTGTCCAAGTTACAAACACTCATTACTCGCTGAAAATGGAACTCACATAACGACAGTAAcggaacattttaaattattcaaga of the Anticarsia gemmatalis isolate Benzon Research Colony breed Stoneville strain chromosome 3, ilAntGemm2 primary, whole genome shotgun sequence genome contains:
- the LOC142987581 gene encoding uncharacterized protein LOC142987581: MRTTSFSLEVLALLFLTLIPWPGPSVFKITCSRDNSKIVRKVIQNKWLPVLERFQVKLPLECPFHPARDIFAPQHAAKLQHRPSQWTCAFCGKSFYEERHLDTHFDHRHKNQINKAEDAVCLADYCDIMRCQVLVAHGLLSGAGGPGTDIEVWQDVESVKKALAPAATRSVARVSARRRHRPKTAAPPPITDCPKPDPDSEEPEPEEKRTEDSEGDANQTSELCDADTVESSLPPDSRQKRLADLQAERAACDPTRLQTLKVRCERIVHSCIATLLLHLTQHQFTELEEEMQRAVCWYLSCDRYWEDTAPTARAFPWPLLLALATGLALALCMCYYIIWIVFDSEEGSVAGSASVSLTSTSSPARAGCLAPDDALLDDAEHDDHYIYVTYPPELKRRLLESCYNRTTRL